A region from the Benincasa hispida cultivar B227 chromosome 12, ASM972705v1, whole genome shotgun sequence genome encodes:
- the LOC120092886 gene encoding probable trehalase, whose protein sequence is MAFFQPHFPPIPFSPLTLFHLFLIMPLLRPATATLPEVFSPRLVDRGPVVPVTNLVKFLERLQVVALNSFGKLDFDLKYYVDLSLKFDLDSTETAFDALERSSNGSVSVENLKTFITDYFDSAGTDLVYSEPVDFVPQPIGFLPKVENSEVRAWALDIHNFWKNLSRRVSDDLIHRPETHTLLPLPEPVVVPGSRFREVYYWDSYWIIRGLLASKMYDTAKGIVINLISMIDEFGHVLNGARSYYTNRSQPPLLSSMVYDIYLRTGDLEFVRNALPALIKEHKFWNSGFHSITVRNAPGGNGNHSLSRYYAMWNEPRPESSLLDEKLASKFVNNYEKQHLYREIASAAESGWDFSSRWMRDSTDLSTLATTSILPVDLNVFILKMELDISNLARAVGDYCTAKHFFEASLVRKKTINSIFWNSEKGQWLDYWLDNGLYKGTHTWDARNQNQNVYASNFIPLWIESFYSDSRQMKKVLKSLRNSGLLCNAGIATSMINSGEQWDFPNGWAPIQHMIVEGLARSGLKEARALAEDIAARWLQTNYVAYKHTGYMHEKYDVQKCGDFGGGGEYVPQTGFGWSNGVVLAFLEEFGWPKDQNIDCHLTS, encoded by the exons ATGGCTTTCTTTcaaccccattttcctcccattcccttttctccattaaccCTCTTCCATTTATTCCTTATCATGCCATTACTCCGTCCCGCCACCGCCACATTGCCGGAAGTTTTCTCCCCCCGCCTCGTCGATAGGGGCCCTGTGGTTCCGGTCACCAATCTCGTCAAGTTTCTTGAGCGTCTTCAGGTTGTAGCCCTAAACTCGTTTGGGAAATTGGATTTTGATCTTAAATACTATGTCGATTTGTCTCTGAAATTCGATTTGGATTCCACCGAAACCGCTTTCGATGCACTTGAACGATCCTCCAATGGCTCTGTCTCCGTTGAGAATTTGAAAACCTTCATTACGGACTATTTCGATAGTGCTGGAACCGACTTGGTTTACTCTGAGCCGGTTGATTTTGTCCCTCAGCCTATTGGGTTTTTGCCCAAAGTTGAGAATTCGGAGGTTAGAGCTTGGGCTTTGGATATTCATAATTTCTGGAAGAATCTTAGCCGAAGAGTTTCCGATGATCTCATTCATCGGCCGGAAACCCACACTCTGTTGCCGTTGCCGGAGCCTGTTGTCGTTCCCGGTTCCAGATTCCGGGAAGTTTACTATTGGGATTCCTATTGGATTATCAG AGGTTTGTTAGCTAGTAAAATGTATGATACTGCAAAGGGAATTGTTATTAATCTCATTTCAATGATTGATGAGTTTGGCCATGTTCTGAATGGTGCCAGATCTTATTACACCAACAGAAG TCAGCCTCCCCTTTTGAGTTCCATGGTTTATGACATATACCTTAGGACAGGGGATTTAGAGTTTGTGAGAAATGCACTCCCAGCTTTAATCAAAGAGCATAAATTTTGGAATTCAG GATTCCATTCAATTACTGTCCGGAATGCTCCTGGTGGAAATGGAAATCATTCTTTGTCTAGGTACTATGCAATGTGGAACGAGCCGAGGCCTGAATCTTCACTGTTG GATGAGAAACTTGCCTCAAAGTTTGTTAATAACTATGAAAAACAGCATCTATATCGGGAAATTGCATCGGCAGCCGAATCTGGTTGGGATTTCAGTTCAAGATGGATGAG GGATTCGACAGACTTATCAACCTTGGCTACAACTTCAATCTTGCCAGTTGATCTCAATGTGTTTATACTCAAG ATGGAACTTGACATTTCCAATTTGGCAAGAGCTGTTGGAGATTACTGCACGGCAAAGCACTTTTTTGAGGCTTCTCTAGTCAGAAAGAAGACAATCAACTCTATTTTCTGGAATTCAGAGAAGGGACAATGGCTTGATTACTGGCTTGATAATGGCTTATACAAG GGTACTCATACATGGGATGCTCGAAACCAGAACCAGAACGTCTACGCTTCAAACTTCATTCCGTTGTGGATCGAATCGTTCTACTCCG ATAGCAGACAGATGAAGAAAGTCTTAAAAAGTTTACGGAACTCAGGCTTGTTGTGCAATGCTGGGATTGCAACTTCAATGATTAATTCAGGAGAACAATG GGATTTTCCAAACGGTTGGGCGCCAATCCAACACATGATTGTCGAGGGCCTGGCGAGATCCGGATTGAAAGAAGCAAGAGCATTGGCTGAGGACATCGCTGCTAGATGGCTTCAAACGAACTATGTAGCTTACAAGCACACGGGATATATGCATGAGAAATATGATGTCCAAAAGTGTGGTGACTTTGGTGGAGGAGGTGAATATGTCCCTCAG ACTGGTTTTGGATGGTCCAATGGAGTTGTTTTGGCATTCCTTGAAGAGTTTGGATGGCCAAAAGATCAAAATATAGACTGCCACCTAACTTCTTAA